One window of the Bubalus kerabau isolate K-KA32 ecotype Philippines breed swamp buffalo chromosome 9, PCC_UOA_SB_1v2, whole genome shotgun sequence genome contains the following:
- the PRSS35 gene encoding inactive serine protease 35, which yields MGAMFFGLMLFTLGWTLIDGSEMEQDFMWHVRKIPRLVSERTFHLTSPAFEADAKMVLNQVCGIECQKDLPAPSLSDLEDSLSYETVFENGSRTLTRVKVQGWVPEPTQNLTSQGAPVRRKRQVYGTDSRFSILDKRFLTNFPFNTAVKLSTGCSGILISPNHVLTAAHCVHDGNDYIKGSKKLRVGLLKMRNKGGGKRRRGTRRNRRGVSDAGRQGSQDSLKETAKAGRRRKGSARRQRAADGRPSFQWTRVKNTHIPKGWARGESGDPALDYDYALLELKRPHKKKYMELGVSPTIKKLPGGMIHFSGFDQDRADQLVYRFCSVSDESNDLLYQYCDAESGSTGSGVYLRLKEPDKKRWKRKIIAIYSGHQWVDVHGVQKDYNVAVRITPLKYAQICLWMHGDDANCTQG from the coding sequence ATGGGAGCTATGTTCTTCGGGTTGATGCTTTTCACCCTTGGGTGGACCCTCATCGATGGATCTGAAATGGAACAGGATTTTATGTGGCACGTGAGAAAAATACCTCGACTTGTCAGTGAAAGGACCTTCCATCTCACCAGCCCTGCCTTTGAGGCAGATGCTAAGATGGTGTTAAATCAAGTGTGTGGCATTGAATGCCAGAAAGatctcccagcccccagcctttCTGACCTGGAAGACTCTCTCTCCTACGAGACTGTCTTTGAGAATGGGAGCCGAACCTTGACCCGAGTGAAAGTTCAAGGTTGGGTCCCTGAGCCAACTCAAAACCTCACCTCACAAGGAGCACCCGTGAGGAGAAAGAGACAGGTGTACGGCACCGACAGCAGGTTCAGCATCCTGGATAAGAGGTTCTTGACCAATTTCCCTTTCAATACCGCGGTGAAGCTCTCCACAGGCTGCAGCGGCATTCTCATCTCTCCCAACCACGTCCTAACCGCTGCCCACTGTGTCCACGATGGAAACGACTACATCAAAGGCAGCAAAAAGCTAAGAGTAGGCTTGCTGAAGATGAGAAATAAAGGTGGTGGCAAGAGACGTCGGGGGACTAGGAGGAACAGGAGGGGAGTGAGTGATGCTGGAAGACAGGGGAGCCAAGACAGTCTGAAGGAGACAGCCAAGgctggaaggaggagaaagggatctgCTCGGCGTCAGAGAGCTGCTGACGGGAGGCCCTCCTTCCAGTGGACCCGGGTCAAGAACACCCACATCCCCAAGGGCTGGGCTAGAGGAGAGAGCGGAGACCCGGCCCTGGACTATGACTACGCCCTTCTGGAGCTGAAGCGCCCTCACAAGAAGAAATACATGGAGCTGGGAGTCAGCCCCACCATCAAGAAGCTGCCTGGTGGGATGATCCACTTCTCAGGCTTTGATCAGGACAGGGCAGATCAGTTAGTCTACCGGTTTTGCAGCGTGTCTGATGAGTCCAATGACCTCCTCTATCAATACTGCGATGCCGAATCAGGCTCCACTGGCTCCGGGGTCTATCTGCGTTTGAAAGAGCCAGACAAAAAGAGGTGGAAACGCAAAATCATTGCGATCTATTCTGGCCACCAGTGGGTGGACGTGCACGGTGTTCAGAAGGACTACAACGTGGCCGTGCGCATCACGCCCCTCAAGTATGCCCAGATCTGCCTCTGGATGCATGGGGATGATGCCAATTGTACCCAAGGCTAA